In Pungitius pungitius chromosome 2, fPunPun2.1, whole genome shotgun sequence, a single window of DNA contains:
- the ldhba gene encoding L-lactate dehydrogenase B-A chain — translation MSSVLQKLITPLGSSPAEPPRNKVTVVGVGQVGMACAITILLRDLCDELALVDVMEDRLKGELMDLQHGSLFLKTSKIVADKDYVVTANSRLVVVTAGVRQQEGESRLNLVQRNVNVFKAIIPQIVKYSPNCTLIVVSNPVDVLTYVTWKLSGLPKHRVIGSGTNLDSARFRYLMAERLGIHASSFNGWVLGEHGDTSVPVWSGTNVAGVNFQSLNPDIGTDGDKEQWAATHKAVVDSAYEVIKLKGYTNWAIGLSVADLIESIVKNMSRVHPVSTMVKDMYGIGEEVFLSLPCVLNSIGVSSVVNMTLTNAEVGQLRKSADTLWGIQKDLKDI, via the exons ATGTCTTCAGTGCTGCAGAAGTTGATCACTCCTCTGGGCAGCAGCCCTGCTGAGCCTCCCAGGAACAAGGTGACTGTGGTAGGTGTGGGCCAGGTGGGCATGGCTTGCGCGATCACCATCCTTCTTCGg GACCTGTGTGATGAGCTGGCTCTGGTGGATGTGATGGAGGATCGTCTCAAGGGGGAATTGATGGATTTACAGCATGGCAGCCTTTTCCTCAAGACCTCCAAGATAGTGGCTGACAAAG actACGTAGTAACAGCCAACTCGCGCCTGGTTGTGGTGACGGCAGGCGTTCGCCAGCAGGAGGGTGAGAGCCGCCTCAACCTAGTGCAGAGGAACGTCAACGTCTTCAAGGCCATCATCCCCCAGATTGTCAAGTACAGCCCCAACTGCACTCTCATTGTGGTCTCCAACCCTG TGGATGTGTTAACCTATGTGACCTGGAAGCTGAGCGGTCTGCCCAAGCATCGGGTCATTGGCAGCGGCACCAACCTGGACTCAGCCCGCTTCCGCTACCTGATGGCCGAACGCCTCGGCATCCACGCCAGCTCCTTTAATGGCTGGGTGCTGGGAGAGCATGGAGACACCAGTG tGCCAGTGTGGAGCGGCACTAACGTGGCAGGAGTCAACTTTCAGAGCCTGAACCCGGACATTGGCACTGATGGTGATAAGGAACAGTGGGCGGCCACACACAAGGCTGTAGTAGATAG CGCCTACGAAGTGATCAAGCTGAAGGGCTACACTAACTGGGCCATCGGACTAAGTGTGGCTGACCTGATTGAGAGCATCGTCAAGAACATGAGCCGGGTCCATCCAGTCTCCACCATGGTcaag GACATGTATGGCATTGGTGAGGAGGTCTTCCTGTCTCTGCCATGCGTGCTCAACAGCATCGGGGTGAGCAGCGTGGTCAACATGACCCTAACTAATGCGGAGGTTGGCCAGCTGAGGAAGAGCGCCGACACACTGTGGGGCATCCAGAAGGACCTCAAGGACATCTGA